From Citricoccus sp. SGAir0253, a single genomic window includes:
- a CDS encoding GNAT family N-acetyltransferase has product MTQRDASQAPTLEDPRVVKGTRPRYEIHVDDSGEPAGYTVIHDVEIGGQRQRIFPHTEVKEEFGGHGLASTLVRRALDDSIADGFRIVTVCPYVKGWVAKHPEYAEHVLPTTPEHLQALDRR; this is encoded by the coding sequence ATGACGCAGCGGGACGCGAGCCAGGCACCCACCCTCGAGGACCCCCGGGTCGTCAAGGGGACGAGGCCGCGCTACGAGATCCACGTGGACGATTCCGGCGAGCCCGCCGGCTACACCGTCATCCACGACGTGGAGATCGGCGGCCAGCGGCAGCGGATCTTCCCCCACACCGAGGTCAAGGAGGAGTTCGGCGGCCACGGGCTGGCCTCCACCCTGGTCCGCCGGGCGCTGGACGACTCGATCGCGGACGGGTTCAGGATCGTCACGGTCTGCCCCTACGTGAAGGGGTGGGTGGCCAAGCACCCCGAGTACGCCGAGCACGTGCTCCCCACGACCCCGGAGCACCTGCAGGCGCTCGACCGCCGCTGA